The genome window TCGGCGTTGAGCGCGATGACAGCGAAGCGACGGCGGCGCGGCTGTTGGATCGAGTGCTGGGCTATCGGGTATTTGCCGACGGTGACGGGAAAATGAACCGCAGCCTGCGCGATGTCGAGGGCGGATTGCTGCTCGTCCCGCAGTTTACCTTGGCGGCGGATACCCACAAGGGCATGCGCCCCAGCTTTACGCCCGCAGCCCCTCCCGAGGTTGGGGAGCGGCTCTTCGCTCACCTGCTTGCTCAGGCTAAGCGGGAGCATGCGCCTGTCGCCAGCGGTCGTTTCGGTG of Pseudomonadota bacterium contains these proteins:
- a CDS encoding D-tyrosyl-tRNA(Tyr) deacylase, whose protein sequence is MIGLLQRVEQAQVLVAGEAIGAIDAGLLVLIGVERDDSEATAARLLDRVLGYRVFADGDGKMNRSLRDVEGGLLLVPQFTLAADTHKGMRPSFTPAAPPEVGERLFAHLLAQAKREHAPVASGRFGAAMKVALVNEGPVTFWLQV